In the genome of Planctomyces sp. SH-PL62, the window TGTTCCCGACGCTTTGCAGCATGGCGAGCGTGGTCGTGTTCCGCCACCTGGCATCGCGAGTCGTCCGGGGCTGGGGGCTGGTGCTGGCGACGGGCGTAATGGCCTGCGCCTTCTACCCGATCCGCCACGGGAACGAGATCAAGCCTTACGCGTCCGACTTGCTGGCGGCGCTTTTGATCCTGACCTTCGCGGTCGAGTACCTGCGGAGGCCGGAATCGAGCCGATGGTGGTGGATCGGGGCGGCGGCCTTGCCGTTCTTGCTGGGGGTCTCGTATCCGGCCGTGTTCGTCGCCGGGGGCGTCTGCGCCGCGGCCGCGTTGCCGATACTCCTTCGAGGGGCCCCTCGGGTCCGTGCGGGCTTCGTGGTTTACGGCCTAGTGATGACGGCGTCGTTCCTGACGATCTATCTGGCCGCGACGGTCTCCCAGCAGCGGGCGATGGGGGAGCACTACCGCGTGGGCTACTGGCGGGAATCGTTCCCCCCGCTCGACCAGCCCGCCTGGATCCCCGTCTGGCTGCTCGACCAGCATGCGGGGAACATGATGGCCTATCCGGTGGGCGAGCGTCGGGGGGGAGCGCGGCGACCCTGATCTGCGCGATCGCGGGGGCCGTCGCCCTGTGGCGGAGCGGGCGTCGGACCCTGGCGGCGACGCTCGCGGCCCCGTTCGCCCTGGGCCTGGTCGCCGCGTTCCTGGGACGGTATCCCTATGGCGGGGAGGCGCGGATCATGCAGTACGTGGCCCCCTCGGTCTGCCTGACGGCCGGTCTGGGGATGGCCGTGCTGGCGTCTCGGATGCGGCGGCCAGGGCTGGCCCCCCGGATCCCCCGACTCCTGCTGACGGCCCTGGTGCTGCTGGGCGTCGGCCTGATCGCCAAGGACCTGGTCATGCCCTACCGGGTCTTCAAGGACGTCCGCACCCGCGAGTTCGCGCGGACGTTCTGGACGGAGGAAGGGCGCGACGCCGAGCTGGCCTGCGTCAAGGCGGACCTCGGCGTGGAGATCGAGCCCCATACCTGGGAGGCGGGGATGTCGGCCGTCTACCTGTTCCACCAGCGGCTTTACTCGCCCCGACATCGGGCGAAGGGACCGTTCCGCCTGGAGCCGGATCGCTACACGGGCGACCACCCGCTGCGGATCGTCCTGTTCCGCGACTACGAGGCCGACGCGCCCGCCGTGCAGGGCTGGCTGGCCGAGATGGGCCGAGAGTACACGCTCCGCGACACCCGGTCGTTCGTGGTCGACCCGGCCCCATCGAAGGAGTCCTGGCTTCGGGACGCCTACGGCGTGTTCGACTTCCTCCCCCACGCCGTCGCGACGGCGACCGACCGGGACGTCGCCGGGGCCGAGGCGGGGAGGTTCTGATTTGTGAACGAAACGCTCTGGCCAACCGCCGGGCGCAAAGATAAGCTAGAGGATGAAGTGAGCGTGAAGCCCGAATCCGCGAGGGGAAGGCTTTGCGACTCGAGGCCGACGATATTAAAATTCGACGTGACGGGGTTCGCCATGCGTTTGGCGGCAGTGATCCTGCCCGAGCTGGGGACCGATCCGGACATGCCGATCATCGTCAGCCACTGGTACGCCGGACGTGGGGACGACGTGTGGGAGGGGGACCGGCTGGTCGAGATTTCGGCCGGCCCGCTGACCTTCGACGTGGCCGCGCCCGCGACCGGGCGCCTCGTGGAGATTCGCGGCCGAGAGGACGACCTGGTGAAACCAGGCTCGATCCTCGGCTACGTCGCTCCGATTGAGGAGCAGGACGGTGGCGGCGACGAATCGGACCGTAACGGGGGGACCGGCGGTCAGGGCGATGTCACGCGCTAGTCAGGTCGCCGCCGGTCATGACCACGTTTCACGAACGATCCGCTGGAGTCATCCCTTACCATCGCGATGGAGATGGGAACTATACGTTCCTGGTCCTCCATTCGGCGACGGTGCGGAATCCCCGCGCCAAGTGGGAATTCCCCAAGGGGGGGGTCGAGGCCGGCGAGACGCCCCGGCAGGCCGCCGGTCGGGAATTCCAGGAAGAGACCAGCCTCCCCGAATGGAGCTTCCGAGACGGCTTCGAGCGGAGCCTGTCGTATACGTACATCCGTCGCGGCCGCAAAGTCGTGAAGACGGTCACGTACTACGTCGTGGAAGTCCGCGAGCCCATCCTCCCCACCCGTTCGGAAGAGCATGTGGCGGACCCCCACGGCCACTGGTTCCACTGGGGGAGCCTGGAAGCGATCAACCGCCTGCTCTACCACACGAAGATTCGCCAGGCCTTCGCCGAGGCCGAAGCCTGGCTTCAGGAGGTCGACCAGCCTGCGGAATCCCCTGCGGTCGAACCGGCCCCGCCCCCTTCCTGAACCCCGGGGGCGTCGCCCCGGGCCGGCGGCGGCGGAACCTCGCCTTCCGGTCTTCGGGGCGTTAGGATCCTGTCAGGAGGACTCCCGACGTGACGACCCAGGAACCCGGAAACCCGACGCCGCCACGACCCCATCCCGGCTTCTTCCTCGTCTTCGAGGGGCCGGACGGCGGCGGCAAATCGACCCAGGCGGCCCGCGCCGCCGACTGGCTCCGCGACCAGGGGCTCGACGTCGTCGCCTGCCGAGACCCCGGCGGGACTCCGTTCGGGGAACGGCTCCGCTCGATGATCCTCCGCGACGAGAGCGTCCACCCGACGATGTACGCCGAGATGCTGCTTTACATGGCAAGTCGTGCCCAGCTCGTCGAGGAAGTCGTCCGCCCCTCCTTGCTCGCGGGACGAGTGGTGGTCTGCGATCGATTCTTGCTCTCCAACCTGGTTTATCAGGGGATCGCGGGAGGGCTGTCGGTCGAGGAGATCGCCCGCGTCGGGGAGGTGGCGACCGGCGGGCTGCTCCCGGACCTGACGCTGATTCTCGACGTCCCCCAGGAAGTCGCGAGGCGGCGGACCGGGCCGGCCCGCGACCGGATCGAGAAGCGGCCGGCGGGCTATCAGGAGAAGGTCCGCGCGGGGTTCCTCGACGCCGCGCGAGGCGGGCTGGACTCCCGGACGTCCCTGGGCGG includes:
- a CDS encoding ArnT family glycosyltransferase; translation: MSTEARRPAYDAPLSPLRVGEVSEADDRWFERVSWMLVGLGVLVRLVRYLVDYPIWHDEAFLAASLWDRGFRELAQPLEYGQVAPWLFLTIERVFVLALGYSELTLRLFPTLCSMASVVVFRHLASRVVRGWGLVLATGVMACAFYPIRHGNEIKPYASDLLAALLILTFAVEYLRRPESSRWWWIGAAALPFLLGVSYPAVFVAGGVCAAAALPILLRGAPRVRAGFVVYGLVMTASFLTIYLAATVSQQRAMGEHYRVGYWRESFPPLDQPAWIPVWLLDQHAGNMMAYPVGERRGGARRP
- a CDS encoding biotin/lipoyl-containing protein; the encoded protein is MNETLWPTAGRKDKLEDEVSVKPESARGRLCDSRPTILKFDVTGFAMRLAAVILPELGTDPDMPIIVSHWYAGRGDDVWEGDRLVEISAGPLTFDVAAPATGRLVEIRGREDDLVKPGSILGYVAPIEEQDGGGDESDRNGGTGGQGDVTR
- a CDS encoding NUDIX domain-containing protein, translated to MTTFHERSAGVIPYHRDGDGNYTFLVLHSATVRNPRAKWEFPKGGVEAGETPRQAAGREFQEETSLPEWSFRDGFERSLSYTYIRRGRKVVKTVTYYVVEVREPILPTRSEEHVADPHGHWFHWGSLEAINRLLYHTKIRQAFAEAEAWLQEVDQPAESPAVEPAPPPS
- the tmk gene encoding dTMP kinase — translated: MTTQEPGNPTPPRPHPGFFLVFEGPDGGGKSTQAARAADWLRDQGLDVVACRDPGGTPFGERLRSMILRDESVHPTMYAEMLLYMASRAQLVEEVVRPSLLAGRVVVCDRFLLSNLVYQGIAGGLSVEEIARVGEVATGGLLPDLTLILDVPQEVARRRTGPARDRIEKRPAGYQEKVRAGFLDAARGGLDSRTSLGGPVALIDAGGEPDAVFARIQKEVEDALALGPRT